From a region of the Deltaproteobacteria bacterium genome:
- a CDS encoding antitoxin, with product MKTTVDLPSDLVREIKLKAVHEGRKLKDAVADLLRAGLVAGAASAAEKAARKGKRRLPLVKGRHPATAATEMTPQRTAEILLRQEASWHAETRR from the coding sequence ATGAAGACCACCGTGGACCTTCCAAGCGATCTCGTGCGTGAGATCAAGCTGAAAGCCGTGCATGAGGGACGCAAGCTGAAGGACGCCGTGGCGGATCTGCTGCGAGCGGGCCTGGTCGCCGGGGCAGCCAGCGCGGCGGAGAAGGCCGCCCGGAAGGGCAAGCGCCGCCTCCCGCTGGTCAAGGGCCGTCACCCGGCTACCGCGGCGACCGAAATGACGCCGCAGCGCACTGCCGAGATTCTGCTCAGACAAGAAGCGTCATGGCATGCTGAAACTCGCCGATAG
- a CDS encoding PIN domain-containing protein: MKLADSNVWLALTVSTHGFHRASRAWFDGIGAVDQVMFCRATQQSFLRLLTTAEVLAPYGIEPLSNAQAWAAYEGWLDGGSVSFVDEPRGTDLCWKALAVRATASPKLWMDAYLAAFALSGGYQLVTTDRAFKRFKGLRLQVLASS; this comes from the coding sequence CTGAAACTCGCCGATAGCAACGTGTGGCTCGCGCTGACCGTGTCCACACATGGCTTTCACCGAGCGTCGCGGGCGTGGTTCGATGGGATCGGAGCAGTGGATCAGGTGATGTTCTGCCGCGCGACTCAACAGTCGTTCCTGCGGTTGCTGACCACGGCGGAGGTTCTCGCCCCCTACGGCATCGAGCCGCTGAGCAATGCGCAGGCCTGGGCCGCCTATGAGGGATGGCTCGACGGCGGCAGTGTCTCGTTCGTGGATGAGCCGCGCGGAACGGACCTGTGCTGGAAGGCCCTGGCAGTGCGTGCGACCGCTTCTCCGAAGCTGTGGATGGACGCGTATCTCGCTGCGTTCGCTCTGTCGGGTGGGTATCAGCTCGTGACGACGGATCGGGCCTTCAAGCGATTCAAGGGTCTCCGTCTCCAGGTGCTGGCGTCATCCTGA
- a CDS encoding helix-turn-helix transcriptional regulator codes for MGRKRFDGMNCGIAQALEAIGDWWTLLIVRDAFFGTRRFGDFESNLGIARNILSTRLQHLVDHGVFERVDVGHEGQRFEYRLTEKGEALLPVLTALREWADEWVFGRGREPVVVRDRATGRRVPKLRVTDADGRPLTRRDLRISPGSGATAQTVRMLERRRPPHRPA; via the coding sequence ATGGGGAGGAAGCGCTTCGACGGGATGAACTGCGGGATCGCCCAGGCGCTCGAGGCCATCGGCGACTGGTGGACGCTCCTGATCGTGCGCGACGCCTTCTTCGGCACGCGCCGCTTCGGCGATTTCGAGTCGAACCTCGGCATCGCGCGCAACATCCTGTCGACCCGCCTCCAGCACCTCGTCGACCACGGCGTCTTCGAACGTGTCGACGTGGGCCACGAGGGCCAGCGTTTCGAGTACCGCCTCACCGAGAAGGGCGAGGCGCTGCTGCCGGTCCTGACCGCGCTGCGCGAGTGGGCCGACGAGTGGGTGTTCGGCCGCGGGCGGGAGCCCGTCGTGGTGAGGGACCGCGCGACCGGCCGGCGCGTCCCGAAGCTGCGCGTGACCGACGCCGACGGGCGGCCGTTGACGCGCCGGGACCTCCGTATCTCGCCCGGTTCCGGTGCGACGGCGCAGACCGTGCGGATGCTGGAGAGACGGCGGCCGCCTCATCGGCCCGCCTGA
- a CDS encoding sodium-translocating pyrophosphatase, whose translation MIRARVTSSLLAVAVFVLGAAGMAGASEAELILPNLASEKFLGTDGWTLLLVMGGVICAFGLVFSFMQFNTLKNLPVHRSMLEISELIYETCKTYLVTQGKFILILELFIGAIMVVYFGFLMHFDAVKVVVILLASLVGIAGSYGVAWFGIRVNTFANSRTAFASLEGKPFPTYAIPLQAGMSIGMLLISAELVLMLAILLFIPADFAGACFIGFAIGESLGASALRIAGGIFTKIADIGSDLMKIVFNIKEDDARNPGVIADCTGDNAGDSVGPSADGFETYGVTGVALITFILLAVPSTQVNVQVQLLVWIFVMRLMMLIASAASYWINDAMARSRYLNADKMNFEAPLTQLVWITSIVSVAMTYVVSFLLIPGLGDGSLWWKLSTIITCGTLAGAIIPEVIKIFTSTESGHVREVVTASREGGASLNVISGLVAGNFSAYWMGVVIVSLMGTAFAVSLMGLDSLFIKVGDLTPAPVFAFGLVAFGFLGMGPVTIAVDSYGPVTDNAQSVYELSLIENVPNVSAEVKKDFGFTPNFEKAKHYLEENDGAGNTFKATAKPVLIGTAVVGATTLIFSIIMVLTHGLTQQLDKLSLMHAPFLLGLVTGGAVIYWFSGASMQAVATGAYRAVEFIKQNIKLENTEKASITDSKKVVEICTQYAQKGMFNIFLTVFFSTLAFACVEPFFFIGYLISIALFGLYQAIFMANAGGAWDNAKKLVEVELKEKGTELHAASVVGDTVGDPFKDTSSVAMNPIIKFTTLFGLLAVELAITMSRGASATLAVVFFALSLVFVYRSFYGMRIPLHEK comes from the coding sequence ATGATTCGGGCACGTGTAACGTCATCGTTGTTGGCAGTCGCGGTTTTCGTCCTGGGCGCGGCCGGCATGGCCGGCGCCAGCGAAGCCGAGCTCATCCTTCCGAACCTCGCGTCCGAGAAGTTCCTCGGCACGGACGGCTGGACGCTCCTGCTGGTCATGGGCGGCGTCATCTGCGCCTTCGGCCTCGTCTTCAGCTTCATGCAGTTCAACACGCTGAAGAACCTGCCCGTGCACCGCTCGATGCTCGAGATCTCCGAGCTCATCTACGAGACCTGCAAGACCTACCTGGTCACCCAGGGCAAGTTCATCCTGATCCTCGAGCTCTTCATCGGCGCGATCATGGTCGTCTACTTCGGCTTCCTGATGCACTTCGACGCCGTCAAGGTCGTGGTCATCCTGCTCGCGAGCCTGGTCGGCATCGCCGGCAGCTACGGTGTCGCCTGGTTCGGCATCCGCGTGAACACCTTCGCGAACTCCCGCACCGCCTTCGCGAGCCTCGAAGGCAAGCCCTTCCCGACCTACGCGATCCCGCTCCAGGCCGGCATGAGCATCGGCATGCTGCTGATCAGCGCCGAGCTCGTGCTCATGCTCGCGATTCTCCTGTTCATCCCCGCCGACTTCGCGGGCGCCTGCTTCATCGGCTTCGCGATCGGCGAATCGCTCGGCGCCTCGGCGCTCCGCATCGCGGGCGGCATCTTCACCAAGATCGCCGACATCGGCTCCGACCTCATGAAGATCGTCTTCAACATCAAGGAGGACGACGCCCGCAACCCCGGCGTCATCGCCGACTGCACCGGCGACAACGCCGGCGACTCGGTCGGCCCCTCGGCCGACGGCTTCGAGACCTACGGCGTCACGGGCGTCGCGCTCATCACGTTCATCCTGCTCGCCGTCCCGTCCACACAGGTGAACGTGCAGGTTCAGCTCCTCGTCTGGATCTTCGTCATGCGCCTCATGATGCTGATCGCGAGCGCCGCCTCGTACTGGATCAACGACGCCATGGCGCGCAGCCGCTACCTGAACGCCGACAAGATGAACTTCGAGGCGCCCCTCACCCAGCTCGTGTGGATCACCTCGATCGTGTCAGTCGCGATGACCTACGTCGTGTCGTTCCTGTTGATCCCGGGGCTCGGCGACGGCTCGCTCTGGTGGAAGCTCTCGACGATCATCACCTGCGGCACGCTCGCCGGCGCGATCATCCCCGAGGTCATCAAGATCTTCACCTCGACCGAGTCCGGACACGTCCGCGAGGTCGTGACCGCGTCGCGCGAGGGCGGCGCCTCGCTGAACGTGATCTCGGGCCTCGTCGCCGGCAACTTCAGCGCGTACTGGATGGGCGTCGTCATCGTGTCGCTCATGGGCACCGCGTTCGCGGTGTCGCTGATGGGGCTCGACTCGCTGTTCATCAAGGTCGGCGACCTCACGCCCGCGCCGGTCTTCGCCTTCGGCCTCGTCGCCTTCGGCTTCCTCGGCATGGGGCCGGTGACGATCGCCGTCGACTCGTACGGCCCCGTGACCGACAACGCCCAGTCGGTCTACGAGCTCTCGCTCATCGAGAACGTCCCGAACGTCTCGGCCGAGGTCAAGAAGGACTTCGGCTTCACGCCGAACTTCGAGAAGGCCAAACACTACCTGGAAGAGAACGACGGCGCCGGCAACACCTTCAAGGCGACCGCCAAGCCGGTGCTGATCGGCACCGCCGTCGTCGGCGCCACCACGCTGATCTTCTCGATCATCATGGTGCTGACGCACGGCCTCACCCAGCAGCTCGACAAGCTGTCGCTCATGCACGCGCCCTTCCTGCTCGGGCTCGTCACCGGCGGCGCGGTCATCTACTGGTTCAGCGGCGCGTCGATGCAGGCCGTCGCGACCGGCGCCTACCGGGCCGTCGAGTTCATCAAGCAGAACATCAAGCTCGAGAACACCGAGAAGGCCTCGATCACCGACTCGAAGAAGGTCGTCGAGATCTGCACCCAGTACGCGCAGAAGGGCATGTTCAACATCTTCCTGACGGTCTTCTTCTCGACCCTCGCCTTCGCCTGCGTCGAGCCGTTCTTCTTCATCGGCTACCTGATTTCCATTGCGCTGTTCGGCCTCTACCAGGCGATCTTCATGGCGAACGCCGGCGGCGCCTGGGACAACGCGAAGAAGCTCGTCGAGGTCGAGCTGAAGGAGAAAGGCACCGAGCTGCACGCCGCGTCGGTCGTCGGCGACACCGTCGGCGATCCCTTCAAGGACACCTCGTCGGTCGCCATGAACCCCATCATCAAGTTCACGACCCTCTTCGGGTTGTTGGCGGTCGAGCTCGCGATCACGATGTCGCGGGGCGCGAGCGCGACCCTCGCGGTCGTGTTCTTCGCGCTGTCGCTCGTGTTCGTGTACCGCTCCTTCTACGGGATGCGGATTCCGCTGCACGAGAAGTAG